From a region of the Oxalobacteraceae sp. CFBP 8761 genome:
- the nusG gene encoding transcription termination/antitermination protein NusG, giving the protein MSVPVSNKRWYVVHVYSGMEKSVMRALTERIERGGMQEQFGQILVPTEEVVEMRNGTKAVTERRFFPGYVLVEMEMTDETWHLVKNTSKVTGFIGGKSNKPTPIPAREIDKIMQQVQEGVEKPRPKTLYEVGEQVRIKEGPFTDFNGNVEEVNYEKSKVRVSVTIFGRATPVELEFGQVEKV; this is encoded by the coding sequence GTGAGTGTCCCGGTCAGCAACAAGCGCTGGTACGTCGTTCACGTCTACTCGGGTATGGAAAAGAGCGTGATGCGCGCCCTGACCGAACGGATCGAACGCGGCGGCATGCAAGAACAGTTTGGCCAGATCCTGGTGCCAACCGAGGAAGTTGTCGAGATGCGCAACGGCACCAAAGCCGTTACCGAGCGCCGCTTCTTCCCGGGTTATGTGCTGGTTGAAATGGAAATGACCGACGAAACCTGGCACCTGGTGAAAAACACCAGCAAAGTCACTGGTTTCATCGGCGGCAAGTCGAACAAGCCGACCCCGATTCCGGCGCGCGAGATCGACAAGATCATGCAGCAGGTCCAGGAAGGTGTCGAGAAGCCTCGGCCAAAGACGCTGTACGAAGTGGGCGAACAGGTCCGTATCAAAGAAGGCCCGTTCACCGATTTCAACGGCAACGTCGAAGAAGTCAATTACGAAAAGTCGAAGGTGCGAGTTTCTGTTACCATCTTCGGCCGCGCAACTCCGGTGGAACTGGAGTTCGGGCAAGTCGAGAAAGTCTAA